The Triticum aestivum cultivar Chinese Spring chromosome 5A, IWGSC CS RefSeq v2.1, whole genome shotgun sequence genomic sequence GTCAGATGTTGTAGTAATAAGTACTTCAATCGACTTCCCAAGTCAGAAGTTATTTATCCATTGGAACAAGGAATAATGGACAGAACAAGAACACTTCACTAGGATCAGGCATACTAATACACCATCCCATCAACCAACCAGACAAAGTACTGCATATTGGTGGTGCTCATGCAAATAAGAAAATAAAGTACCTGAAAATGTGAAGCAGCTGTTGCAACTCAGAGTCGCCAGGAAAAAGAGCTTGTTTTCTGACCATTTCAGCTGCATTAGAAAGTTACAATATCAAAATGGGAAGACCTTGGCAATCGCAGAATAGTGTCAAGTCAAAGAAAGCAAGGGAAGAACTTGAAGCACAATATGGTGTGTTTAGTTCAGATAACACAAGGACTGTGGAAAACTGGGGCTTATTTCTTTTCTAACAAAAGCATCTAGTACAATGTTTATCAAATGCTTCTTTGAAATGGTATCCTTGACAAGATGAGGCCTCTAAAATTAGTGCTACAGATCAATGCTAAATCTTTTGTTTGATGTAAGATAAACTATACTTTTGTTTCTGCTTAACTGATTGTGATCAAGTGTGGCAAGTCATATGCTATTGTATTTTGCTTGGGAAGTTGAACGTAGATTGCATTCAGTATAAAAATAAGACATACAGTAATCATGAAATTAGATCAATTAGCAAACGCTTTCTGTAGTAAATTGCACTGCTTCATAAGATGcatgaaaaaaaatactattttttgtcTTGATGCAAGATAAAACGTATGCTCTCTTTTACTGGAGTACTTCTAGTAAATTGTGCTGCTTCATAAGATGCATGGAAATATCAAACTTTTTTGTGTTTGATGCAAGATAAACTATTTATTCTCTTTTACTGATTATTGCACAAGTGTGACGATTTATCTGCTAATGCATTTTCGTTATGGAGGTTGTACATGGATTGTACTATTTGTTCTGAATACAAGGATAAGGCATTTCATACCAAAGATGCAACCGATGGACCAAATGTCAACACCAGTTGAGTAATGTGTGGCTCCAAGTAAAACTTCAGGAGCTCTATACCAGAGTGTCACAATCTACAACACAAAACAGACGACATGATGAGGAACTTACTAGAGCATGTTCAGTAAAATCGTATGAACTTTGTTGCTAAGCGGTACCTCATGGGTGTAACTTTTCATGGGAACAGTAAAAGCTCTGCTTAGCCCAAGATCAGCAATTTTCAGTACCCCTTTCTCCTTGTCGATCAACAAGTTTTGTGGCTTTAAATCCCTATGAAATcaagcagaataggattaaccacaTAGCTGCAAATGTAAATGTTGTATCGAGCTGACAATTCCAGCAACAAAGACCACACAACAAAGGTCTGACCTGTGAAGGACGCCATGGCCATGGCAATGCGCAGTTCCTTTGCATAACTGGTACAAGAAACTCTGCAAGAGGACAAAGAAAGTTACTTTGTCATTTTCATGCCGAAGTAATCAGGCGCATGGTCACGCGCAATAGAAGCTAATGGAGAGAATCAAAATATGAAACGGAGAATTCCATGCAGTTCCGATCCTGTGACGACTGTGGATCCAAACTGAATTGCGCGTGAAGAAAATTTACTGCAGAGACAAGTACAAGGTTTGTATGGAAACAACAATGGTGGATTGATGGTGCGTTATCTGTTTCCAAAGCAAGCTCAGCGTTCTTTCACTTTAGGAATGAGACAGATTTCTCTATTCGATCTCAAAATAGAAACTGAGTGATCATCACCAGCAAGGTACTGTAAATGCTGACAGGTTACATTCCTAATTTGTCGTTGCAACTATATATGCACGAATTTACGAAAAATTAGACCTTTCTAGTTACAAGCATGAGGCCTTAGGTTGACGCGTTGATCTGATTCTTGTACGATCTGTCCGTCCTCCACAGCACCATCAATCAGTGCTTCAAATTACTTGTTGTCCACTTACGATTCACACCGTCATCATTTGACACGATTATAATACTGTAAATCGAGATGCACGGATCGGTTGGTTTTGATCGCAAAGCCGCCGCGCTTCAAGGTAGCAGATTTCCGTGGGGAGGTAACTATAGGAATCGGTACGCAAGAAGATGGTAGTACAGTATACTGAAGAAAAAGGTCGTGGTTGCGAAGGAGATGGTAGATAGATATACCTTGACGACCTGGGTGGGAACCGGCCTGGGCGAGGGCCCCTTGCGGAAGCCGTCGACGAACTTCTTGAGGTCGGTGTCGAGGAACTCGAAGACGAGGTAGAGGACGGTCTTGCCGCAGGGCTTGGTGACCTGCTCCACGGAGAGGAGGCGGACGACGTAGAGGGAGGcggagaggaggcggaggagggagATCTCGCGCAGCGCCGTGGGCGGGATCCCCTCCTCGTCCATCTCGAGGCGGGTCTTCTTGAGCGCCACCAGctgccccgtcgccgccacccGCGCCTTGTACACCTTGCCGTAGGTGCCCTCCCCCACCTTCTCCAGCTTCTCGTACTTCTCCATGGATCGCCGCCGCCGGATCGGGTGGTCCTTGGGGTGTGGTGTGGTAGGGGGGTGGGTTTGAaatggggggagggagggaggaggccgaggcggcgAGGGTGGGAAGAAGAAGGGAACGCGAATGCGGGGCTGGCCGCGGGAGCGTGCTGGGCAACGGTCGAATTGACGAGGGGCGCGGGGCGGAATTGTttagcggcggcggtggcgaatgATGGGCGGGGCCCGGGCGCACATGGCAGGGTGTAAAGTGCGGTGCGGTGCGGCGCGGCGCGTGTGTGCTGGCCTTGGCAACGGCTAGGCGACCGATCGTCACTCACTGGCCTGGATCTCAGGGAAATGAAGGTCCGATTCTCAAGATTTTAGAACAATCGGCAAAAAAATAAATCATCTTTGACTTCGTCCCATTGCTTTGTTTAGTACTCCgtaatgctcttatatttctttacgaagggaGTAATAATTAGGATCGAGATATTTTAGTTCAACGACTATCCCTTTGCCGGACAAAGATAACGAGTCTTTTTGAGGCAAACAATTACAACTTGCTCAAAAAGATCCATGATCGATGGGCGGAGACAACTGGCGAAAGAGCGGTTGGAGATGGTATGGTCTGGCATCTTCAGTTATCGGCCACATAAGGACTACTCACTTGACGGTGACTGCTGGCACACGAGGATTCATGATCAACTACCAAGTACAACGGGCAAAAGAACGGTTAAAGATGGTGTCGTTTTGCGTACATTGATGTGCCATAAATTGGCCTCCAACTCTCAGCCAGTGTGATTCCAGCAATGTGCACCTAATGTGCACCTCTCGACTGGACGCACGCATCAATTAGGGGCCACTCAAAGCACGGAAGCTTCAAGTGGACGGAACACTCCCACTGGCTCATAGCCGGACGAAACACTCCAGCTATGAGACAGTCAAAGTTGGTGTCGTTTTGCATCTCCATTGATGCGCCACAAATTGGCCTCCAGCTATGAGCTAGTGTGATTTCAGTAAAGTGCACTCCTTGATTGGGTACATGTTTCAATTAGGAGTCACTCAAAGGACCGAACCTTCCAGTGATGAAACAACCCCAAGCAGTGGCAGAGCTTGGGCCGAAAACCTaggggggtggggatgagctgagGGGCGACTAATGGACTTTGGTGTTATTTTATCTAGAAATTGAGGCCTCATACTAAGGGATATAAAGCAAATTTCTTACGGGTCAGGGTTGAGGGGGGGGGGCATGGCCTAGGTTGGCCCATGAGAAACTCTGCCGCTACTCCCATGTAAGGAAGGCATCCTATTTCATGTGTAGATTGGAGGAAAGCAAACACACGCCCACGCCCCTCCTGCACGCGCACACTTTGGATTGACCCATCACtattagggaaaagcctagcagtagcgcgggtataaggcgctacaactaacgtttagcagtagcgcgttttgacacgcgctactgctatacctgcttagcagtagcgctttcaataccagcgctactgctaagtgtttTAGCAGTAACGTTTTCATGTCCAGCactaaagagcgctactactatattttctcATATCTTTTTTTTGCTATGTATTTGCGATGTTTCTGTACAGGTTTCATATcgtattctaatcatatcatatCATCCAACATAAATTATGTCGTCACATCATAATCACGATatagctatacaagttacatgacatgtctcatcatacatgatgtagtacttcttgaggcgtCAGTTCATATCCatctctcgcactagcgtgaacctaagctaactactggttgtcgcttggaaaccggaaactggtacacctgggcctgacactccggccacttgtcgtatactcctggcgtagcacttcttggtcatcgatgatctatgcacctgcatcgtcacatgagttgatgatatgcaacatatatagttgagcaacagaaagagacagacttggcaaaaatagaagcaacatatcataagcataaataacaaagttcatcgtacccaaaatgccatAACTAGAGTGATATTCGCTAattgaggaggacggtttaattacatcacaaataaagtttcgtcgtgcataactcaaagtttcttcatagagaaagtatggactaaacggacacattgtcatatatcgtcaatcactccaacatgtcatgccatccatccaagttagggagatagtccccgagcgaAGTGAAAGGCTTCAGATCGAGACGCTGAgtggctacgcgtgttcggacgtcttcccgcgacatttgcccttcttcatagaacatccctgttttttcgaggacctccttcatgatgatttgggcaagttcatgttggatgtgatagaactcaacttggagtcgatgatccgggatatctcctaggttctttgcccattgcagaatatgggcatcgccggatctaggtgacatgcgaaggttctgttgatctcgtctgtactccagcatgtggtggaggacatagaatccatcactgagAGCACCActtggttgctggatgcagcagaagtcagtCTTATGGCCGAAGTAGGGCGCGCGGTTCCTTGTCTTCCTGAGCGTGATCTCTCCACCCCATATGTCATACGTAAAGATAGCaatgtcgagaacagacttgatgtgggtgtaatcctttttcttcatgttctttgacgagtccaagtaaagagtgtgggagaatccagggtaaaggatgatgaggacggcgcgttggtcgctgcgcaaaataagtacacctcaaattagcctccacgcATGCAAATaaaatgattgaaatcgaaggaaggatatccgcgcggatgacttacatgggatgataaggaaCGAGAGTCGTTTTCTTGTCCTTATTGTCGACCATGAAATCGGCAATGTAGttactcgcgtattcacggtgcttttcaAAGTATGCCAAGAAGCTcccgtgcatgaagtacgggtcagcgacacaaatATAAGGTATCTTCTCAATTcggatgatgtagttcatgtacaaggcaaaaaggcggacaaacgtaaaatccagctttttcaagtgaaacatgtcaaaGATGTAATCGAGTCGAAGGAATAACTtttccgcggggaatgtgtcgatgTACAACCTTTGctgcggcacgttaaccacgtagagcggGTATCCTGGATTTTGCGAGGCGATCAGGCTTTTCTCTCTTCGCAatacatcgtcatgaagtctcctgaGATCGCCGTATATGGCCTCTACAGCTGCCTTAGGTAGGACTGATTCACCGGGGATATGGTATTTCACCGCACGCATGACAAGTATACGGTTTTCAACCCGAGGCTgtggaggcggctggatcatagaagcagctttgttgcctttcctcgctctcttcctatgcttctttgctactggaaggtcgtctataatacgttcagcctccggtAATTCaagcaccgactcatgacgctcaaactcTGAGTACAcatactgctgagccatcaatcctcgtTGTCATAGGCGCGAGTATTGAGATACTGtagagtgtcatcgtcatcctcatcgatGGCATTGATATCATGGATTGCTTCTTCGACGACGGTGACGTCATCAgagactaatggagcctcttcctcaccccatTCGCTATCACCCAGCATGACaggcgacgctaattgggtaggtggggtgttaatgttcataccttgctgaggctgcgtggtcgtgggtgtgctcccggtcgcctccagacgaagcagactctttggccacaataggcactacaaaaaaatacacttccgtgatgatacgcgtttgttacagtaggtcatgttttccttcatgcatgtacatccatgacaaatttatgacagaatcaagatagtcatacttgtgctgtcgtagaagtgttccatgacattaccaaaattaccatcacggaagtgttcacttccatgacgataaatcgcgcgtcacagaagtgctttcgtcaagggtgaccgacacatggcatccaccgtaacggaacaccgttaagctatcgggtccggttttggatccgataacccgttaacagccccgaccaatggagattttccatgtgtaaaatcatcattggctggagggaacatgtGTCGGTTCGCCGCTGGGACAGAtgttatccactcattggacccaaagcgcctatgatacgtcgacacgtggcacggcccaacagaggcccattcctgtgaaaaggccggcccgtttgacttggtcaaaaggtggcggcccggcccatggcaagcctgttaacggcctgttcgcatatagcccatttacagcccgctaacccagggcccgtttacggcctatccaaattaggcccagtagcgtcatctgggtcgtccaatataattccagcccattttaacttccggcccatgtatgacccatgacgtctctcggcccatatgaggcccttagtaaccttcgccccattaacggcccgtggtaaaactggcccgttatgaacagtatatcactttatacccattaacggcccattataccgttgggccgtttccagcccatgttatctttcggccttctcagggcccatttattcttgggctcaattcgagcattcgtttactttcggcccgttactgtcattttctgcttgtgggccaaattcagcccgtggttacagtcggcccgtttgtggcctgttaatacattgggccattttcatagcgtcatcaaatacggccgattaacaacggcccgttatggtcggcccatgaacgggcgatttcaactctagcccatttacggtcataatgtggtctgttattggcccatgtttggccaaccgatcatacggctcgtagaaggcccattgatgatacggcccgtataaggcccattgtttctatgccttgtagaaggcccattgtttctacggcccttagaaggaccattgtttctacggcccgtaggaggcccatgttaactacagtaaatatgtagcccatggttaatgtggcttAGTTTTTAAAAGTaggctattgcggccactagcaaaccatggaaaaagaactgcactgactacaagaaaacaaataaacaagacaataaggaaataaataggcaagcaacttatgctaggctatcacggctattacacatattacatccactgggcatcaaagttcgccacgagtgcaaatatagggaacaaagcagcatataaacgccgcagcaaaacaagtccagaactgaaaccacttcataagagctcaagaaacaatatcctgggtacccataatgctggcaagatgcttagcaagtttattaactttctcttgtttggcgcttaaatcctccacacttgctgttgcaccagaaagtatgcatctgaattctgcagggacttcctctgtccttcggcttcctgtcacataacatctgaccgatgtctttcaacttgaagttgagactcaagaagccgaactgattcaggcagcgagttcgaagagctggtgccagcagtagtagccagtaactcgaacactacatcaagacaggactttggggttgtctgagtgtcttcaatatagtttttatcagctttcttggagaccaacagggatgtctcactatcttgaaccttatctgcattactttctgtaccattgcataacggggtactcttctccaatattttatccgcattctaaaagagaaacaaacaaacacatcacaggtttacaatgtagtatatgaaactcattttggtaaaccagttcagtagtaaggtggacaggataacagcatgaaacaaacatatatctatgtagtatggtcactgtatggtctatatcattctagtttatgttgccaaatcaagatagatacagttcgaatcatatctatttaagacaaagcagcttagacagaatataagtgtgggaaactacacagcaataacaacacttgtaaggtgcatggcatgagaatataactgtttattcaattgaaactgaaatcaacatagagcaagttacaacagcaaacacgttaaagaaacaggtttaaaacatacctgttgcgccattggagtttcaattgcatccttcaaatttgaaattagttggtatgagtaaatacagtgatgcaagagtaaagtagtatgaaccatagctacggaacctgacctgagaacaattcttcttctgctttaagcgttgacttggggttcggagtggtggtcctcgtgctttgggcactgcagttgccttactaactgctcgtgtttgggtgctctgtggtggagacggtgctgtgtcaacgggaactgggttactatctgctggggttggggttagaaggggtgtagctggttctctgtccaactgggtaggggtacaatctgcgtgagtctgggttatgtgtggtggggctggttcttgggcaagtacaaccgtggttctatctccatcgacaggtagcacgatcttttctgaagaccgtgtttttactcccacagatactgccatcaccccctccaattgaaatggctgataaacaagaaaagtaattgaatgtacatacattgtaagatagacaggtgcaatggatagtaaggaagaaaatagggcatgaaataattcacatttatgttgtctaaccaaacagaatagcacgacataatttcacatatatgatggctaattaaacaggatagcatgacacaatttcacatgtatgatggctaactaaacaggatagaatgacatacttcaaaatatgatgactatgtaaacaggatgacatgatataactatacgatgtgtctattaaagtggttggcatgccataaatcacaaacatgccgtcgatggaaacatgatggcatgatataattcatggatagaatgacataattcaaaatatgatgactatgtgaacaggatgagatgatataactatattatgtctttagaaaatgggttggcatgccataattcagatacatgctgtctatgtaaacatcatggcatgatataattcaaatatatgatttatatactaaggaagtgagcagagggcaatcgcatatatgatgtgtcaactaaggagatggcattcaatatcgtgtatatgatgtaaaactaagcattgcaatacaacatatgcatgatatgagtaatataaccctgccaagtttgagcatacacctcagggggataataggactggtcatctgcctctgaatcctcctctgaagagctatctgtaaccagcaagatatctgcttcaccaggtagcattgtctgctctgaagaccttgttttcactccagatttctccatcaccaattcaaatggctgatgcacaggaagagcagttgaatatacaaacattgtcgacaaaagcaatgagaaatacaaaaaaggacggcatgatataattcacatatatgacgcttggctaaacagcatggcattgcataattcacatatataatgccttgcaacaagatagcattgcataattcacatatataatgtcttgcaacaagatggcattgcataattcacatatatggtaattagacactaaacaggtggcattcacacaaagcatgtctaaactaagcaaatgacatagcaatgcaagataccatacgcacgatatgagcatcataaccctgccaagttagagcatgcacctcggggggggaataggactggtcatctgtctctgaatcctcctctgaggagctatctgtaaccagcaagacatgcgcttcgtcagatagcattgtctgctctgaagaccttgtttccactccagatttttccatgaccgtgccgaatggctgatgcacaggaagagtaattgaatgtactaaaattgttgacaaatttaacacgtaataaaaaatgatgtcatgatataattcacatataagatgactggctaaccagggtggcattgcaaaattcacatatatgatgcctggctaaacaagatggcattgcatgattcacatatacgataaagaaactaaacagatggcattgacacaaagcatgtctaaactaagcagatgacatctttgatgtatacagtaagcaatgcaaggcaccatatgcatgatattaccaacatcagcatgccaagttagagcgaagacctcatggggtaaataggagtggtcttctgcttctgaatccccctcagaacagttatcttcctcttgattacgatccgaaatgggtggaggggggctgcctttgcgcccaccatggagcgacgtctgcatgaaattttattgccacgcaaggctcgtctcttttgctctacatgttcagttccattgtgtacaataactgacatgcataggaataaaacatagtgagattatgtaaggagtgcatgcacaaatccagagtgatggtagcaaactgtggatagacccaaaacaaatgatagcaggcagataatagctttagttaaaaaatacagataatggctcctttaatgtttgtttgcacccaacatgaaactcatagtagatacccgagattaaccagatagtagacagatagtactgattgctgccccaatatgtaccccacaaccatttaaaaactcaagtttcagcataagtttggacctgagtcggagtctaataggtgaacacgatgataaagtagcatgtcatcatattaagcgatgcataacgtaagcagacacggaagagtgcgacctctcttgcggacccgtgtagtcctcgaggtcatctgctcagttgatgatggtaatgcagttgtcgtggctgccgcggcggggaagaagatctgaggcggcgaaagacagtctggagagcggatccctgctgtggtgaacccttccgtcgttggagtagctgagctggggtggaacacagcaccgcaggatcacgacaaaccacacaaggttttctttgacacatatttgtaacagaagtaattgtgtaagggcttgtttgaatttgaggattctaacaatgcagggataggaaatagacaggaataggataggaatgcacatgcaaaacagataattaaaaaacacatgatttttgccaatctgggtgtttggttcacaagaattggaacatcacaggatgcaaagaagcatgttgagattaagtcaaaccacaagaagtgtacaacctctttggcgaagccatgtcgatctcagcgtgattggattggccggtgaggatgctccgactgacttaactgtcggaggaggggaagaagatcttaggcttctggagatggagcccgaggtactgctccgctgtgatggagggtttcgttgttggatcagctccggtgagttgtacgacgccgaggctgaagcaggacaagagagacaatgtttacccgagtggaattctaatagcatctccaatagatgacgtaaaatacataaccacaaagtgctagatgtatacatcagccgctcatctctgaacttaactgttgaaactgaatttaactgttgaaactgaacttatctgtcgaaactgaattttgctgtcgaaactgaattttactgtcaaaactgaacgcactagaggtgaggctacaagttagtccactgactttttcatctctagtcagtcaattttgcagccgttggatacgaaatcaagggcatgcaattcatcttcaacctccacccccctgagccgccagccaccaccggccaaagagccgctccccgtcgcccgcggccggcggtgcgcctccccgcccgccccgaaaacactccccaccaccggtccgccgccgccccgaccatccttgtaggccccccgtgccgagctttttctccggcgatccccatgccaccgccggcgaccaccgccctcaccctgaaccctaagataggtagtggggtacctcttcggcgagccctcctccccgctgcggctggttcttccttaactccggcgagccccccccccaccccatgaaaatcgactgacccaaaagttgatttagtcgactgaagtgtagctaaatcagagcagcatcgcaagcaagagcaagagcgagagcagcagcgcgagcaagagcaagagcagaccaggcaggggaccgagagcaagagcacagctgcagcgcaagcgagagctaaagtagcaacaactcctactgatgtggacattgccgccgagggagcaacaccgtggaggaagtggccggcgacaccggcGTGGATGGattcgcgccgtgtcggctcgggaccgagcgccggcagcaccgtgagatcgaatcaagaagaaaatgcggcaattagtgtacaacctctttggtggcgccgattaggccgcagcttcatccgaggaaacggtgatgatgatgctcttccggtggtgcaggtgaagacggtggtgtgggaatggaggtggcgcgaaagacaaggggaacatcggggcagctccttggaggtggaggacggggtggctgaaccggcgggacgaccagatcgacgacgaatcctcatctggtatggtggatgagggacgtcgaggtgttgctgtggacaacgtcgtcggggaagaggctccggctgggtggcggacggaggagggtgtggggcttcgcgggttttgccggcctcggtgtacgaatgggtgggcggatgggatgggagtggggaaccatggcttagggacgcgcttgtccgaaatgtggggtaagttacgaaagtacccccaccgatttgaggcggttctttcggttcaggggtatcacgggcatttcgcgtgtcgggatttcacaggaggtgtgagttttcgcgcgcgttgtaattttggaatagcaaggcgcgggttgagatggagggagttgtcggagcacaac encodes the following:
- the LOC123103149 gene encoding cyclin-dependent kinase B1-1 translates to MEKYEKLEKVGEGTYGKVYKARVAATGQLVALKKTRLEMDEEGIPPTALREISLLRLLSASLYVVRLLSVEQVTKPCGKTVLYLVFEFLDTDLKKFVDGFRKGPSPRPVPTQVVKSFLYQLCKGTAHCHGHGVLHRDLKPQNLLIDKEKGVLKIADLGLSRAFTVPMKSYTHEIVTLWYRAPEVLLGATHYSTGVDIWSIGCIFAEMVRKQALFPGDSELQQLLHIFRLLGTPNEEKWPGVCALRDWHDYPQWKPQHLSRAVPTLEPEGLDLLGKMLQFDPANRISAKAAMDHPYFDSLDKSQF